Below is a genomic region from Littorina saxatilis isolate snail1 unplaced genomic scaffold, US_GU_Lsax_2.0 scaffold_2364, whole genome shotgun sequence.
TCTACTATGCAAAGGTTCGCCcgtcccaattctctcgcattaGCAAACATCATTGGAGATTCTTTCCAAACTGATCGCGTTCGATCTTCGATCCGCCATTAACTAAAAACCGAAACGCAGTAGGTCTGAAAACCACGCTCAACGTCCAAaataaggaggaaaaaaaaagcccaaaacattttttggggcaaaaacactgtttaagcCCCACCAAtatttgtccttattttttatgaagcttaatttgtgccccttattttatgctccacaaatacagtttgtggcccacaaaaccaaaatgtgtcccacaaaaataagcccaaaaATTGTGAGGCACATTTGCAGTTTGTGGGGCACAAATTTGTGCCCTTAttttgttggattaatgacaacgaatgccaaggatagatatcatacccaggaactctcatgaaaaatgtcataaagatcggtccagtagtttactctgaatcgctctacacacacacacacacacacaccacgaccctcgtctcgattcccccctctatgttaaaacatttagtcaaaacttgactaaatgtaaaaagaaacaagtcgcgtaaggcgaaattacaacatttagtcaagctgtcgaactaacagaatgaaactgaactcactgcatttttacagcaagagcgtatactcgtagcatcgtcagtccaccgctcgatgcacaggcagtgaaattgacaagaagagcggggtagtagttgcgctgagaaggatagaacgcttttctttatctctattctttttaactttctgagcgtgtttttaatccaaatatatcacatctatatgtttttggaatcaggaacccacaaggaataagatgaaattgtttttaaatcgatttcggaaattttattttaatgataatttttatatttttaattttcagagcttgtttttaatccaaatataacatatttatatgtttttggaatcagaaaatgatgaagaatacgataaacgtaaatttggatcgttttaaaaacaaattattttgtttacaattttcagatatttaatgaccaaagtcattatttaatttttaagccaccaagctgaaatgccataccgaagtccggcctttgtcgaagattgctgggccaaaatttcaatcaatttgattgaaaaatgagggtgtgacagtgccgcctcaacttttacaaaaagccggatatgacgtcatcaaaggtatttatcgaaaaaaaaaacgtccggcgatatcatttccaggaactctcatgtcaaatttcataaagatcggtccagtagtttggtctgaatcgctctacacacacacacagacacacacagacacagacacacacgcacacacatacaccacaaccctcgtctcgattcccccctctacgttaaaacatttagtcaaaacttgactaaatgtaaaaagaaaaaaagtcaaatGTTTTGCTTTGAAGTTAGAATACAATCCCTTAGTCGGGACTGTGTGAAAACCTTAAAATACCCCCCACcgccacccccacacacaaacacgcacgcacgcacgcacacacacacacacacacacacacacagactgaagCTGCTATAGGTTCAttcgaggtgtgtgtgtgtgtgtgtgtgtgtgtgtgtatgttctaAACATGTCTGTAAGCAtcgagagcacacacacacacacacgcacacacacacacacacatgcaaccaccaacacacacaatcaccaacacaaacacacacacacacgcacgcacgcacacacacacacacacacacacacacacacacacacacacacacacacactgggggggagagggagagagaggaacaaacacgcgcgcgcatagagagagagagaggagagagagagagagagagagagagagagagagagagagtgagagagagcgagagagcgagagagcgaaagaacgaaaaagacagacaaacaaagcaacTCACGttcaaacatacaaacacacacacacacacacacacaaacacacacacacacacacacacacacacacacacacacacacacacacacacaagaccgtaaataaagaacaagtcgcgtaaggcgaaaatacaatatttagtcaagtagctgtcgaactcacagaatgaaactgaacgcaatgccatttttcagcaagaccgtatactcgtagcatcgtcagtccaccgctcatggcaaaggcagtgaaattgacaagaagagcggggtagtagttgcgctaagaaggatagcacgcttttctgtacctctctttgttttaactttctgagcgtgtttttaatccaaacatatcatatctatatgtttttggaatcaggaaccgacaaggaataagatgaaagtgtttttaaattgatttggacaatttaattttgataataatttttatatatttaattttcagagcttgttttcaatccgaatataacatatttatatgtttttggaatcagcaaatgatggagaataagataaacgtaaatttggatcgttttataaatttttattttttttttacaattttcagatttttaatgaccaaagtcattaattaatttttaagccaccaagctgaaatgcaataccgaagtccgggttttgtcgaagattacttgaccaaaatttcaaccaatttggttgaaaaatgagggcgtgacagtgccgcctcaactttcacggaaagccggatatgacgtcatcaaagacatttatcaaaaaaatgaaaaacacgtatggggattttatacccaggaactctcatgtcaaatttcataaagatcggtccagtagtttagtctgaatcgctctacacacacacacatacgcacacatgcacacacgcacatacaccacgaccctcgtttcgattccccctcgatgttaaaatatttagtcaaaacttgactaaatataaaaacaagtcgcgtaaggcgaaaatacaatatttagtcaagtagctgtcgaacttacagaatgaaactgaacgcaatgccatttttcagcaagaccgtatactcgtagcatcgtcagtccaccgctcatggcaaaggcagtgaaattgacaagaagagcgggtcagtagttgcgctaagaaggatagcacgcttttctgtacctctctttgttttaactttctgagcgtgtttttaatccaaacatatcatatctatatgcttttggaatcaggaaccgacaaggaataagatgaaagtgtttttaaattgatttggacaatttaattttgataataatttttatatatttaattttcagagcttgtttttaatccgcatataacatatttatatgtttttggaatcagcaaatgatggagaataagataaacgtaaatttggatcgttttataaatttttattttttttttacaattttcagatttttaatgaccaaagtcattaattaatttttaagccaccaagctgaaatgcaataccgaagtccgggcttcgtcgaagattacttgaccaaaatttcaaccaatttggttgaaaaatgagggcgtgacagtgccgcctcaactttcacggaaagccggatatgacgtcatcaaagacatttatcaaaaaaaggaaaaaaacgttcggggatttcatacccaggaactctcatgtcaaatttcataaagatcggtccagtagtttagtctgaatcgctctacacacacacacagacagacagacagacagacacacgcacatacaccacgaccctcgtttcgattccccctcgatgttaaaatatttagtcaaaacttgactaaatataaaaacatgacTCAAATGCAAAGCGTTTTATTATAGAGAGCGATGCGGAAAGAACATTCCATGATATCGGTGTTCAGTCCTGTTGGCTGCTGTTATGTGTGGCCTACTTGGAGCAGACAGCGCACGTGATAACTTTACTCTGTCTGTAGGGGGGACAAGGGAGACTTCCGCACCTCGCGATGACGTAGTAGAACAGAAGACCGTCTTCATTTGTGTACCCACTGTCCTCGTCTTCTCGAAAGTTATCAAGGCACACGTACTCGGTAGCATAATGATCATAATATTGAGCTGACGTCAGATGACCGTAGTACTGTCGCGTCCAGCCAGAGGGGCAGTATTTGGTCCCAGGAACCATGATGGTGGCGGCCTTGGGAACCAGGCACACGGAGCAGGGAACGTTGTGGTCATGGTGAGAGCCTATGTATTGGTACTCAGCACCATACACTAAGCCGTATTGATCTTTAACCAAGGATGTGTAATCGAAGACGGGCGACTTGGTCAGACACAAACGGTTGGTACCGCTCCCCTTCTTGTTGTGCTGTTTTCCTCCCGCTATACCTGTGTAGAACCAGACATCAGCAACGGGAATCTTAAACTCAAACAAACGGCGCGAATACATGTAGACATTTGAGTTATTATCCTGGAATTAGTTAACAGATGTCGCAGAATAGTGGAATGCACAAACGGATAAATGCACTCGCTCTATCCAATGAAATACTTTCGTTTGATCATGTGACTTTAGTACTTAACGAAAAGTAGTATTTTTACTCACCGACATAGACGGTAGAAGTAC
It encodes:
- the LOC138954555 gene encoding short-chain collagen C4-like — protein: MTAIFLLCLAVSSVSCTPLKTQTSSDERLERSDDNVFSVKEETEDLSAVKLPARSQERKRASTVEQHTEEIDQLRRSLRSLEDNLRTKRGAGEGSTFVRWGRKTCPSGTSTVYVGIAGGKQHNKKGSGTNRLCLTKSPVFDYTSLVKDQYGLVYGAEYQYIGSHHDHNVPCSVCLVPKAATIMVPGTKYCPSGWTRQYYGHLTSAQYYDHYATEYVCLDNFREDEDSGYTNEDGLLFYYVIARCGSLPCPPYRQSKVITCAVCSK